AAAGTTGAAAGATACTGAGTAGGCAAATAAAGGATATAGAAAGTAAAATTATAAGTATTTGTTAAAGATAGCAAGAAGTATGTAGATTATTTATTGCTAATCACCTTAAAAACAACTTTTCTCTAAATTACAAGCATTCTACACACCATATTTTATATACAATGGAGACCTTTAAAAATTGACTCTACGCATAAGTATTTGCTAATATTTTTATAACTAATTTTATCTATTTTTAATGTGTTTAGTTAACTTTGAAATTACATGAAAGGGAAACATTTAATTAACTGCAGTCTTAACTTAAAAATTAAAGAATTAGAAATGCAAAATGAACGCTTAAGTGAAGAATTAACTCTACTTAAAAGTCAAAGCAAAACTAGACATACTAAAAAATTATCCCCACCTTTAAGATTTTATCTAAATGACAAGACAATTAGACTTGTAAAACGCTCTATAGAGAGACTTAAAAGTCTAGACCCCATTTCAGGATGGTTTGTACACTTACTCTCAATTACTGGTTGTAGGGGTGTTGAGATGCAAAATGTAAAACTTACTGACATATATAAAGAGACGTGTAGTAATGGTGAAGTATTTTATTCTATTCGCGTTAATGTAGCTAAAAAGCGTAGCAATATCTGTATTAGAGAAGTAGTCATTAGTAAATCTGAATTTAAATCTATAATGCAAGCCCATCAAAACTACTTTTTATCTAAAGGAAAAGACACAAGACGTACATATCTATTTCAAAAAAGTAAACTTAAATTTCGTGACAATAAAATTAACATAAGTGAGATCGCAACTAGGTTTAAGGAATTACTCATTAAGGGAGGATTTAAACATCGCAAATCTTTGCATATACTTCGTAATATATTTATAGCATCACTAAAGTCTAGAGGATATAATTCATTTGAAATTAAAGAACTTATGAAATATTCATCTACTTCTGAGATTGATAATGTTTATGGTCTCTCAAGTGCAAGTAAAATACAGGCTTACAGAGATATCAAAACTAGCTTGAAATAACTTTTAAATTTTGCTAATATTTTTAAGGACTACTCCCCCCACTTCAAGATTTTTACCAAGCACCAGTAAATACCTAATTTGACATTTAGGTATTTATTTTACAAAAAAAATATTTGTTAATCCTTTGTTTTTGATAAAATTATAGTTTATAATATATATATTCTTTAAACCAAAATTTCATTATGAAAAGAGAACAGGGACTCTAAACTTTTCTAGAGTCCTTTCTCTTTACGCTTGCATTTTAAACATTTCCTTTTGAACATAACGAATACTCTTTAAATCCATACTTGACCTATTAGTTTTGTATGAAGTAGCTAGTAGCTCATGTTTAGTTTGCTTGAAAATACTTGCTATACCAGTTGAGCGTGCTACATAGTTTATGAAAAGATTATGCTTTAAGAAAAGCTTAACTACTCTTAAATCATCAAATTCACTTACTGCAAACTGCCAGTTATATCTCTTAAGCTCTATAATAAGTCTCTCTAGAGAATCTAAATTCCATCCACGATTATCA
This region of Borrelia puertoricensis genomic DNA includes:
- a CDS encoding tyrosine-type recombinase/integrase; this encodes MKGKHLINCSLNLKIKELEMQNERLSEELTLLKSQSKTRHTKKLSPPLRFYLNDKTIRLVKRSIERLKSLDPISGWFVHLLSITGCRGVEMQNVKLTDIYKETCSNGEVFYSIRVNVAKKRSNICIREVVISKSEFKSIMQAHQNYFLSKGKDTRRTYLFQKSKLKFRDNKINISEIATRFKELLIKGGFKHRKSLHILRNIFIASLKSRGYNSFEIKELMKYSSTSEIDNVYGLSSASKIQAYRDIKTSLK